One segment of Patescibacteria group bacterium DNA contains the following:
- a CDS encoding radical SAM protein — translation MMIQIPTLHQLKFAVGYDCNRRCGFCLQQNSDHQPILDFAIVEKIFQEEMVARDVNLVTLTGGEPTFGRYLPLTLRIISHISQLGKQSCIFTNGDFLDENALSVFRQAGATRFRVSLYDPIDWDSTGRLIKTLKSFGYPAMFKYTVTKESYDNLLQILIRFGESEIEWFQIKPYNRTEIPAQDKLYEMSPYQVLSMARMLLDFRKQYPRIKVDLLPLCYEFLVDETLDIGDLSLCHCGKGSRGYLVIGPTGDIRICGAYPDPIGNAQTDSITELWQNHPLLQQVRGLASRPKPQECAGCAHWKKCAATDCHSATFARYGNFAHGNPQCPLLAQ, via the coding sequence ATGATGATCCAGATACCGACACTACACCAACTCAAATTCGCTGTCGGTTATGATTGTAATCGACGTTGCGGCTTTTGCCTGCAACAGAATAGTGACCACCAGCCGATTCTTGACTTTGCCATCGTCGAGAAGATTTTTCAAGAGGAAATGGTGGCGCGAGATGTTAATCTTGTTACCTTAACTGGCGGTGAGCCGACCTTCGGCCGTTATTTACCCTTGACTCTACGCATCATCAGTCATATATCTCAGCTTGGCAAGCAATCTTGCATTTTCACTAACGGTGATTTTCTTGATGAGAATGCGCTCAGTGTCTTCCGCCAGGCTGGTGCAACGCGTTTTCGAGTCAGTTTGTATGACCCGATTGATTGGGATAGTACCGGTCGATTGATTAAGACTCTTAAGTCTTTCGGTTATCCGGCGATGTTCAAATATACGGTAACCAAAGAGAGTTATGATAATTTACTACAAATCTTGATACGTTTTGGCGAGTCGGAAATCGAATGGTTCCAAATCAAGCCTTATAACAGGACTGAAATCCCAGCTCAAGACAAGCTTTATGAGATGTCACCTTATCAGGTTCTATCCATGGCTCGAATGCTGCTAGACTTTCGCAAACAATACCCGCGTATTAAAGTTGATCTACTACCTCTATGTTACGAATTTTTAGTTGATGAAACTCTGGATATTGGCGATCTCAGTCTGTGTCATTGTGGCAAGGGTTCACGCGGCTATCTGGTAATTGGCCCGACTGGCGACATACGCATCTGCGGCGCTTATCCCGATCCGATCGGTAATGCCCAAACCGATTCGATTACTGAGCTATGGCAGAATCACCCTTTGCTACAGCAAGTACGCGGTTTGGCGAGCCGTCCCAAACCCCAGGAATGCGCGGGGTGCGCGCACTGGAAAAAATGCGCGGCTACTGATTGTCATAGTGCAACTTTCGCTAGATACGGTAATTTCGCACATGGCAACCCGCAATGTCCGCTACTGGCTCAATAA
- a CDS encoding M2 family metallopeptidase — protein sequence MKKNKKKFSNTAVTYLLLVAVAVTIMVLGYRQVKIMQTEAEYKKFLTSYESQVVSLSKEVSQAYFDAYISGRNEAYEKSTELNIKLNNIYLDKATFEKIKAFKDSGYIQNPLYKRQLELQYIKFMTSMSDKAKVDEITALQNQSEEKFNTYRVTYKGKSITDNEVENILRTSKNSVELKAVWEGSKKIGNLMSSDVLQLVKLRNEYARDLGFSNYQQMALTLDEYDPAEIEKIFDDLDVATKDIYRDAKGEIDSALAKQYGIKVSELQPWHYQNRYFQEVPGIFDVNLDSLYVNKDVLVLTKDYYEKLGLPIDDLVKNSDLYTKPGKYQHAVAFDMDRGQDIRVITNIQNDNYWMNTMLHEFGHALYFQKIDPELPWELRLPAHTFTTEAVAVLFQDMVYSPEWMRQDLNMSDINVAAVSSNALEYNRLNALIFSRWTQVMYRFEKSMYENPDQDLNQLWWDLVEKYQLIKKPAGRNSADWASKIHIIQTPIYYHNYMLGYLYAAQLRHYINTKVIKTIEKFPSYTGMKEVGEYLVKKVFAPGSRYIWNDFIKRSTGEKLNPIYFANEVKK from the coding sequence ATGAAAAAAAACAAAAAGAAATTTTCAAATACGGCGGTCACATACTTGCTGCTGGTCGCGGTAGCAGTTACTATTATGGTCTTGGGATATAGGCAGGTAAAAATTATGCAAACTGAGGCCGAATATAAGAAGTTCTTGACGAGTTATGAAAGCCAGGTGGTGTCGCTCTCAAAAGAAGTCAGCCAGGCGTATTTTGACGCCTATATTTCTGGTCGTAACGAAGCTTATGAAAAATCAACTGAGCTGAACATTAAACTTAATAATATTTATTTGGATAAAGCAACTTTTGAAAAAATTAAAGCTTTCAAGGACTCCGGCTATATTCAAAATCCGCTTTATAAGCGTCAGTTGGAATTGCAATATATCAAGTTTATGACCAGCATGTCGGATAAAGCAAAAGTGGATGAAATCACAGCATTACAAAATCAATCTGAAGAGAAATTTAATACTTACAGAGTCACTTACAAGGGTAAAAGCATTACCGATAATGAAGTGGAGAATATTCTAAGAACCTCAAAAAACTCAGTCGAACTTAAGGCAGTCTGGGAAGGAAGCAAGAAAATTGGTAATTTGATGAGTAGTGACGTTTTACAATTAGTAAAACTCCGAAATGAATATGCACGCGATTTGGGATTCAGTAATTATCAGCAAATGGCTTTGACCTTAGACGAGTATGATCCTGCGGAAATCGAAAAGATTTTTGATGATTTGGATGTGGCCACTAAAGACATTTATCGTGACGCCAAGGGTGAAATTGACTCTGCCCTGGCCAAACAGTACGGCATAAAGGTCTCCGAGCTTCAACCTTGGCATTATCAAAACAGGTATTTTCAGGAAGTACCGGGAATTTTTGATGTTAATTTGGATAGTCTGTATGTTAATAAAGACGTCTTAGTCCTTACCAAAGATTACTATGAGAAATTGGGGCTTCCGATAGACGACCTGGTCAAAAATAGCGATCTTTACACCAAACCGGGAAAATATCAGCACGCAGTCGCTTTTGATATGGATCGAGGGCAGGATATCCGAGTGATTACTAATATCCAAAATGACAATTATTGGATGAATACTATGCTCCATGAATTTGGGCATGCATTGTATTTTCAAAAGATTGATCCGGAGCTTCCTTGGGAGTTGCGTCTTCCAGCGCATACCTTTACCACGGAAGCAGTCGCGGTTCTATTCCAGGACATGGTATATTCGCCAGAGTGGATGCGCCAAGATTTAAATATGAGTGATATTAATGTGGCCGCCGTAAGTTCGAATGCGTTGGAATACAATCGATTGAATGCTTTGATTTTTAGTCGTTGGACGCAGGTTATGTATCGCTTTGAAAAATCAATGTATGAAAATCCTGATCAGGATTTGAATCAGTTATGGTGGGATTTAGTGGAAAAGTACCAGTTGATTAAAAAGCCGGCAGGCAGAAATTCCGCTGATTGGGCCTCGAAAATTCATATCATTCAGACTCCGATTTATTACCATAATTATATGCTCGGTTATCTTTATGCGGCTCAGCTGAGGCATTATATTAACACAAAAGTAATCAAAACCATTGAGAAATTCCCAAGTTACACCGGAATGAAAGAGGTCGGAGAATATTTGGTTAAGAAAGTTTTTGCTCCGGGATCGCGTTATATTTGGAATGATTTTATTAAGAGGTCAACCGGCGAGAAACTCAATCCCATCTATTTTGCCAATGAAGTGAAAAAGTAA
- the rpsP gene encoding 30S ribosomal protein S16, giving the protein MLSIRLSRTGKKKHPLYSLIVVEKSKDPWGDNVEKLGTYNPHTKASEIKADRVTFWISKGAQPTPTVHNLLVNLGLIKADKVRAGKTQPGKKRTAQIESDKKAAEEAKAKAETDAKAVEEAAKATIETPVEEVVTEAVTEEKPAEEVVETINATPAEEAKTE; this is encoded by the coding sequence ATGTTATCAATTAGATTATCTCGAACAGGCAAGAAAAAACATCCTTTATACTCCCTAATCGTCGTGGAAAAGTCTAAAGATCCATGGGGCGATAATGTGGAGAAATTGGGAACTTATAACCCCCATACCAAAGCGTCGGAAATCAAAGCTGATCGCGTGACTTTTTGGATTAGCAAGGGAGCTCAACCAACCCCGACTGTCCATAACTTATTAGTTAACTTGGGTTTAATTAAAGCTGATAAAGTTAGAGCTGGTAAGACTCAACCAGGCAAAAAGCGTACGGCGCAGATAGAATCCGATAAGAAGGCCGCCGAAGAAGCTAAGGCAAAGGCTGAGACCGATGCTAAAGCCGTTGAGGAAGCAGCTAAAGCAACTATTGAGACTCCAGTTGAAGAAGTTGTAACTGAGGCCGTAACTGAAGAAAAGCCGGCTGAAGAGGTTGTAGAAACTATTAACGCGACCCCAGCCGAAGAAGCAAAAACTGAATAA
- a CDS encoding HD domain-containing protein yields MEKIIGKIEKEIKSLFSNEGSGHDIYHLKRVLNIANYLQKKEGGDRVVIAVGAFLHDMHRIIGKETNKFCSPKDSLPKIKEIIDKTKLTSEQKKKILHCIEYHEEYNFSKKGKTVSDIETLIIQDADNLDAIGAIGIGRTFAYGGAHSLNMWVPEKAFKRKYFNENKEDVSTVHHFYSKLLKLKDNMNTATGKKMANKRHRYMEGFLQEFFNEWKGVK; encoded by the coding sequence ATGGAAAAGATTATTGGCAAAATCGAAAAAGAAATTAAATCATTATTCTCTAACGAAGGCAGCGGCCACGATATTTATCATTTAAAGAGAGTTTTAAATATTGCTAATTATTTACAAAAAAAAGAAGGTGGGGACAGAGTGGTTATTGCTGTTGGAGCATTTTTGCACGATATGCATAGAATCATTGGAAAAGAAACAAACAAATTTTGTTCACCAAAAGATTCATTGCCTAAAATTAAAGAGATTATTGATAAAACAAAATTAACTTCAGAACAAAAAAAGAAGATATTGCATTGCATTGAATATCACGAAGAATACAACTTTTCCAAGAAAGGCAAAACCGTTTCAGATATTGAAACTCTAATTATCCAAGATGCTGATAATTTGGACGCTATTGGAGCTATTGGAATTGGTCGAACTTTTGCATATGGAGGCGCCCACTCTTTAAATATGTGGGTTCCAGAAAAAGCATTTAAACGCAAATATTTTAATGAAAATAAAGAAGACGTTTCCACGGTTCACCACTTTTATAGTAAGTTATTGAAATTAAAAGATAATATGAACACGGCTACTGGCAAAAAGATGGCTAACAAAAGGCATAGGTATATGGAGGGGTTTTTGCAAGAATTTTTTAATGAATGGAAAGGAGTGAAATAA
- a CDS encoding radical SAM protein gives MNKSLSYAVRATDRCNLNCRYCYAKTEKPQDMSLATLVRILEQMADYNAGETVISWTGGEPLLMGRAFFELVLATQRRLGKKFTNILQTNAILLDKNWIEFLLANNFQVRTSLDFPPELHDEMRQAGNFSATLEKIKLMVATGLPVNVNTVITNRNIDKVEEIYAFLKQLAISSFSVSRMVLQGNALINHDLAIRENSEFGLFLVKLFDLWINDRNEPRIARITPLDKLLNACQSYLRHDDKDPCFHCQDQLLAIGPGGEVYPSCNKFFGVPESCLGNITDRNLAEVLKSPERGKFLSEVSAVTERLCSECEFMPICEGGCFYIAYNIRHEAEQITGREQFCKGYYLILARIMDYLREGK, from the coding sequence ATGAATAAGAGCTTGAGTTACGCCGTTAGGGCGACGGATCGTTGCAATCTGAATTGCCGTTATTGCTATGCCAAGACCGAGAAACCACAGGATATGTCATTGGCGACATTAGTCAGAATTCTTGAGCAAATGGCTGATTATAATGCGGGGGAAACAGTAATTAGTTGGACTGGTGGCGAACCATTGTTGATGGGTCGCGCTTTCTTTGAGCTCGTCTTGGCAACACAACGCCGACTCGGCAAAAAGTTTACTAATATTCTCCAAACCAACGCCATCCTACTGGATAAAAATTGGATTGAGTTTCTGTTGGCTAATAACTTTCAGGTACGCACTAGCCTGGACTTTCCGCCCGAGTTGCATGATGAAATGCGACAAGCCGGCAACTTTTCCGCTACTTTAGAAAAAATCAAATTAATGGTTGCCACCGGTTTGCCGGTTAACGTCAATACGGTCATCACCAATCGCAATATCGACAAGGTCGAAGAGATTTACGCTTTCCTTAAACAATTGGCGATTAGCAGTTTTTCTGTTTCTCGCATGGTGCTACAAGGCAATGCGTTGATCAATCACGATCTGGCGATCCGCGAGAACAGTGAATTCGGATTATTCCTAGTCAAGCTCTTTGACTTGTGGATCAATGACCGAAACGAACCGCGGATTGCCCGGATTACTCCGCTCGACAAACTACTCAATGCTTGCCAAAGCTATCTGCGGCATGACGACAAGGATCCTTGCTTCCATTGCCAAGATCAGCTTCTGGCCATCGGGCCGGGCGGGGAAGTTTATCCTTCCTGCAATAAATTCTTCGGCGTGCCAGAATCCTGCCTGGGCAATATTACTGACCGCAACTTAGCGGAAGTGCTAAAGTCTCCGGAACGAGGTAAGTTTCTCAGCGAAGTCAGCGCAGTAACCGAGCGACTCTGCAGCGAATGCGAATTCATGCCGATCTGCGAAGGCGGTTGTTTCTATATCGCCTATAATATTCGCCACGAAGCCGAGCAAATTACCGGCCGCGAGCAATTCTGCAAAGGTTATTATCTTATCTTAGCCCGAATCATGGATTACCTGAGGGAGGGCAAATGA
- a CDS encoding SPFH domain-containing protein: MVHIVQSRAKTTPYGTGQKSGNVYYKWPSWIPILGVTVIELPVSNFDLSLNGYEAYDKDRVPFMIDVTAFFRINNTAEAAQRVASIQEMREQLELIVKGAVRKVLASDVIDAIMVERSKFGDQFTHEVKDQLIQWGVESVKAMELMDIRDTKGFEVIANIMAKKTSFIAMESRLEVASNHRKAENAEIEAEQAISVRQQESQQVVGERTAQKDKLVGIAQQQAQQEVLEQEKETRERQMAVQRVQQVRAAEISKDEKVVAAEQDKATRVIMADGSLLAQIKEAEGIEKLGEARAAAEKAMQLAPVQANITLAKEIGQNAGYQQYLAMIEAIKAYITVGGEQAKALQKADVKVIANAGQPTEGVKNVMDMFTSKGGTNMAAMIEALAQTPMGAKLLATFIGNNSDNAEATIDTEA; the protein is encoded by the coding sequence ATGGTGCACATTGTACAAAGTCGAGCAAAAACAACTCCATATGGCACTGGGCAAAAATCCGGTAACGTCTACTACAAATGGCCATCTTGGATTCCAATTTTAGGCGTGACAGTAATTGAATTGCCGGTAAGCAACTTTGATTTGTCGCTGAACGGCTATGAAGCCTATGATAAAGACAGGGTACCCTTTATGATTGATGTTACTGCCTTCTTTCGCATCAATAATACGGCTGAAGCCGCTCAACGCGTCGCCAGTATTCAAGAGATGCGTGAACAATTGGAACTCATTGTAAAGGGTGCTGTAAGAAAAGTCTTGGCATCAGACGTTATTGATGCTATTATGGTAGAACGCTCAAAATTTGGAGACCAGTTCACCCATGAAGTTAAAGATCAGCTGATCCAATGGGGCGTCGAATCTGTCAAAGCTATGGAATTGATGGATATTCGCGACACCAAGGGGTTCGAGGTTATTGCCAATATAATGGCGAAAAAGACATCTTTTATCGCCATGGAAAGCCGCTTAGAGGTGGCAAGCAATCATCGGAAAGCTGAGAATGCGGAAATTGAGGCGGAACAAGCCATCAGCGTTCGCCAACAAGAATCCCAACAGGTGGTTGGTGAACGGACTGCTCAAAAAGATAAGTTGGTGGGAATCGCCCAACAACAGGCACAACAAGAAGTTCTCGAACAAGAAAAAGAAACCCGCGAACGACAAATGGCTGTGCAACGGGTTCAGCAGGTTCGCGCGGCGGAAATCAGTAAGGACGAAAAAGTCGTTGCTGCTGAGCAAGACAAGGCTACTCGCGTCATTATGGCCGATGGCTCTCTGTTAGCCCAAATTAAGGAAGCTGAGGGTATCGAAAAACTCGGTGAAGCCAGAGCCGCAGCCGAAAAAGCGATGCAATTGGCACCGGTTCAAGCCAATATTACGTTGGCGAAAGAAATCGGACAAAATGCTGGCTATCAACAATACCTGGCGATGATTGAAGCCATCAAGGCATACATTACTGTTGGAGGTGAACAAGCAAAGGCTCTGCAAAAAGCTGATGTTAAGGTAATTGCCAATGCTGGACAGCCGACAGAAGGCGTCAAAAATGTCATGGATATGTTCACTTCCAAAGGTGGAACGAACATGGCGGCAATGATTGAAGCACTCGCTCAGACGCCAATGGGTGCCAAACTTTTGGCAACATTCATCGGCAATAATAGCGATAATGCCGAGGCTACTATCGATACTGAGGCATAA
- the pgsA gene encoding CDP-diacylglycerol--glycerol-3-phosphate 3-phosphatidyltransferase, protein MMIKHRVINILTRDNIPNALTSIRLLLTPLAMTLLMYFSAVSLAWCLLVVVVIEATDFLDGFLARRWDKVSDFGKLYDPYCDVTFHLMMFLCLTALNILPLWIMAVFLFRELTVWFLRAYCATSGADLAARPWGKRKANTQTAMLITVITALGAHFWGVPLAVDAGLVALSVLFSLSALIVTIISFWDYVGYFIKEA, encoded by the coding sequence ATGATGATAAAGCATAGGGTAATTAACATTCTGACTAGGGATAACATTCCCAACGCTTTAACCTCTATTCGTTTACTCTTAACACCATTGGCCATGACGTTGCTCATGTATTTTTCGGCCGTATCTTTGGCCTGGTGCTTATTGGTTGTTGTGGTTATAGAAGCAACAGATTTTTTAGACGGCTTTTTGGCTCGGCGTTGGGATAAGGTGTCTGACTTTGGAAAACTGTATGATCCTTATTGCGACGTGACTTTTCATTTAATGATGTTTCTTTGTTTAACAGCATTAAACATTTTGCCTTTATGGATTATGGCTGTGTTTCTATTTCGTGAATTGACAGTATGGTTTTTGCGCGCCTATTGCGCCACCTCCGGTGCAGATTTGGCAGCTCGACCTTGGGGCAAGCGCAAGGCCAATACCCAGACTGCCATGCTGATTACTGTCATTACTGCCTTAGGGGCTCACTTTTGGGGCGTACCTCTGGCGGTTGACGCTGGTTTAGTGGCTTTGTCCGTACTTTTCTCACTATCAGCTCTGATAGTAACCATTATTTCCTTTTGGGATTATGTTGGTTATTTCATAAAAGAGGCTTAG
- the arsM gene encoding arsenite methyltransferase — protein sequence MEQNKVKDIVKKSYANIATAQSGCGCGCKSAQAISKSIGYSDEDMDAVPEANLGLGCGNPIALGKIKEGDIVLDLGSGAGFDAFLATKRVGDSGKVIGVDMTEEMITKAKESADKYNYVNVEFRLGDIEALPIDDNSIDIIISNCVINLAPNKLKVFKEAYRVLKTGGRMYISDIVLLDNLTEEQKNDETLIAGCVGGALLKDDYIAIIKESGLEVNILGENKNISKQQYQGLPLESLAIEAVKL from the coding sequence ATGGAACAGAATAAGGTTAAGGATATTGTTAAGAAAAGTTACGCTAATATAGCCACAGCCCAATCAGGGTGTGGTTGCGGTTGTAAGTCGGCTCAGGCCATATCAAAAAGTATCGGTTATTCCGATGAAGATATGGACGCCGTTCCAGAAGCTAATTTAGGGTTAGGATGTGGCAACCCCATTGCTTTGGGGAAAATTAAAGAGGGTGATATTGTTTTGGATTTGGGCAGTGGCGCTGGTTTTGATGCTTTTCTTGCGACTAAACGGGTGGGCGATAGCGGCAAGGTTATTGGCGTTGATATGACTGAAGAAATGATCACTAAGGCCAAGGAAAGTGCCGATAAATATAATTACGTAAATGTGGAGTTTAGGTTGGGAGATATTGAAGCTTTACCGATCGATGATAATTCTATCGATATTATTATCAGTAATTGTGTTATAAATTTAGCTCCCAATAAGCTAAAAGTGTTTAAGGAAGCTTACAGAGTTTTGAAAACTGGCGGTAGAATGTATATTTCTGACATAGTGCTATTAGATAATTTAACGGAAGAACAAAAAAACGACGAAACACTAATTGCTGGTTGCGTCGGTGGAGCTTTATTGAAAGATGATTATATCGCAATTATAAAAGAGTCAGGGCTCGAAGTTAATATTTTGGGCGAAAATAAAAATATTAGCAAGCAACAGTACCAGGGATTGCCTTTGGAAAGCTTAGCGATTGAGGCTGTTAAGCTATAA
- a CDS encoding class I SAM-dependent methyltransferase — protein sequence MTTPSKIVKYNLDKDKNVLGKDWLLTYGGYFSDEQNFKLFIKAVKPYLPKRNLDILYVASASGLLGEKLINSLGRGRLTIVDASSKHLSENKNPKTTKVCVDLLKMNLHKKFDLVIMRSSLDYFPSKKLQIKVLKIIKKHLKKDGLFVNQPAYIPNLDDRDTLSLAYNSSNKIGNRFFQSLDMVDIYKRAGFTAPQLIGRGKQMLLSDKDHIDRYKLDNSDIKRMQTILSKDRKAASVTKNGYRLKFEFPIFLSKSF from the coding sequence GTGACCACTCCTTCCAAAATAGTTAAGTATAATTTAGATAAAGATAAAAATGTTCTGGGAAAAGATTGGCTATTAACCTATGGCGGTTATTTTTCTGATGAACAAAATTTCAAGCTCTTTATTAAAGCAGTAAAACCTTATTTACCAAAGAGGAATTTAGATATCTTATATGTTGCTTCGGCTTCCGGACTTTTGGGAGAGAAACTTATAAATAGCTTAGGACGAGGACGATTAACTATTGTTGACGCTTCGTCAAAACACTTGAGCGAAAACAAAAATCCCAAAACAACTAAGGTGTGCGTTGATTTGCTTAAAATGAATCTTCACAAAAAATTCGACCTTGTAATAATGAGGAGTTCCCTTGATTATTTTCCTTCTAAAAAATTGCAAATAAAGGTTCTTAAAATTATTAAAAAGCATCTAAAAAAAGATGGACTCTTTGTAAATCAGCCAGCCTACATTCCTAACTTAGATGACCGCGACACTTTAAGTCTCGCCTATAATTCATCTAATAAAATTGGCAACCGTTTTTTTCAATCATTAGATATGGTTGATATTTATAAAAGAGCCGGTTTTACGGCTCCACAATTAATAGGTAGAGGAAAACAAATGTTGCTTTCAGATAAGGACCATATTGATAGATATAAGCTAGATAATAGCGATATAAAGCGAATGCAAACCATTTTATCTAAGGACAGGAAGGCTGCTTCAGTGACAAAGAATGGCTATCGTCTTAAATTTGAGTTTCCAATTTTTTTATCTAAATCATTCTAG